A genomic window from Flavobacterium hankyongi includes:
- a CDS encoding SRPBCC family protein, translating into METNKVTLHRVLTASPEKVFRAFADADAMASWLPPFGFTCKVHELDFKVGGIYKMSFTNFTTGNSHSFGGEYLEIVPNQLLKYSDRFDDPNLSGKMVTTVQIKAVSCGTELHITQTGIPDMIPTEMCYLGWQESLEKLKKLTEPNIPDA; encoded by the coding sequence ATGGAAACGAACAAAGTAACATTGCACAGGGTTTTAACAGCCTCTCCAGAGAAAGTGTTTCGTGCCTTTGCTGATGCAGATGCCATGGCAAGCTGGTTACCTCCTTTTGGTTTTACCTGTAAGGTACACGAATTAGATTTTAAAGTGGGTGGTATTTACAAAATGAGTTTTACCAATTTTACCACAGGAAATTCCCATTCGTTTGGTGGTGAATATTTAGAAATTGTTCCTAATCAATTATTAAAATATTCAGATAGATTTGACGATCCTAATCTATCAGGAAAAATGGTAACAACAGTACAAATAAAAGCTGTAAGTTGTGGCACAGAATTACATATTACACAAACAGGCATACCTGATATGATTCCAACAGAAATGTGCTATTTAGGTTGGCAGGAATCATTAGAAAAGTTGAAAAAATTGACTGAGCCAAATATACCTGATGCGTAA
- a CDS encoding VOC family protein, whose product MIQINSYLTFNGNCKEAMTFYKECLGGELVFQTVGESPLSSNMPERMKNCILHSTLTKNALILMGSDMVSEKGLIKGNSVSLSLNCSSEEEIKNCYAKLSAGGTANHKLEESFWGALFGDLTDKFGTHWILNYTKKI is encoded by the coding sequence ATGATACAAATAAATTCTTACCTCACTTTTAATGGCAACTGTAAGGAGGCTATGACATTCTACAAAGAATGCTTAGGTGGTGAGCTCGTTTTTCAGACTGTTGGTGAATCTCCATTGTCTTCCAACATGCCAGAGCGAATGAAAAACTGTATTTTACATTCTACCCTTACTAAAAATGCTTTGATACTTATGGGCTCCGATATGGTAAGTGAAAAAGGTCTCATTAAAGGCAACAGTGTTTCACTTTCTTTAAATTGTAGCAGTGAAGAAGAAATTAAAAATTGTTATGCTAAACTCTCAGCAGGAGGAACAGCAAATCACAAATTAGAAGAAAGCTTTTGGGGAGCTTTGTTTGGTGACCTTACCGATAAGTTTGGTACTCATTGGATACTTAATTACACAAAAAAAATCTAA
- a CDS encoding Bax inhibitor-1/YccA family protein, translating into MENENIIVAQASELEKAQFYKKTYSHVAVAILAFIVVETLLLNILPIEWIIGMVAHKFMWLFIIGLMWLGSSLSERMTFHPSRQQQYLGLGAYVILEAIIFLPLITIAMATAGTEILSQAALITLFMFSGLTAVVFLTKADFSFLRTAITVGGFIALGLIVCGAIFGFNLGLWFSVGMVVLASASILYETSKLKDQYNTEQYVGAALRLFASVMLLFWYILRILMSRKN; encoded by the coding sequence ATGGAAAACGAAAACATTATTGTAGCACAGGCCAGCGAGTTAGAAAAAGCTCAATTTTACAAAAAAACCTATTCACACGTAGCTGTAGCCATTTTAGCTTTTATTGTTGTAGAAACTCTATTACTAAACATCCTTCCTATTGAGTGGATTATTGGTATGGTAGCACACAAATTCATGTGGTTATTCATCATTGGATTAATGTGGTTAGGATCATCTTTGTCTGAAAGAATGACTTTTCATCCTTCACGTCAGCAACAATATCTAGGTTTAGGTGCTTATGTAATTTTAGAAGCTATTATTTTCTTACCGCTTATTACTATTGCAATGGCAACTGCGGGAACTGAAATTTTATCACAAGCTGCTTTAATTACACTTTTTATGTTTTCTGGATTGACAGCTGTTGTTTTTCTTACTAAAGCAGATTTTTCTTTTTTAAGAACTGCAATTACTGTTGGAGGATTTATTGCATTAGGATTAATTGTTTGCGGAGCTATTTTTGGCTTCAACCTTGGCCTTTGGTTTTCTGTAGGAATGGTTGTATTAGCATCAGCAAGTATTTTGTATGAAACTAGCAAACTTAAAGATCAATATAATACAGAACAATATGTGGGAGCTGCATTGCGTCTTTTCGCATCAGTAATGTTATTGTTTTGGTACATTTTACGTATCTTAATGAGTAGAAAAAACTAA
- a CDS encoding type 1 glutamine amidotransferase domain-containing protein → MKQIIKRIQKGVMIFSGFALMISGTEAMAQTKQAKKMKKILFVVTSHDKKGDTGQPTGYYLSEVSHPWEVLQEAGYEIDFVSPKGGKAPVDGFDLKDPINKKFWENDVYHHKVENTLKPSEINPSNYVAIHFAGGHGAVWDLPDNAEIASIATKIYENNGIVSAVCHGPAGIVNIKLSNGKYLVDGKKVNAFTNEEETAVGLEKVVPFLLEDKLKERGVIFEKSGVWQSHVVTDQRLVTGQNPQSAEAVGKAVLSELKKL, encoded by the coding sequence ATGAAACAAATTATTAAAAGAATACAAAAAGGAGTAATGATTTTTTCAGGTTTTGCTCTTATGATTTCAGGAACAGAAGCAATGGCACAAACGAAACAAGCTAAAAAAATGAAAAAGATTTTATTTGTAGTAACTAGTCACGATAAAAAAGGGGACACTGGTCAGCCTACAGGCTATTATTTAAGTGAAGTTTCTCATCCATGGGAAGTGCTTCAAGAAGCAGGTTACGAGATAGATTTCGTGAGCCCTAAAGGAGGTAAAGCGCCTGTTGATGGTTTTGATTTAAAAGATCCTATTAATAAAAAGTTTTGGGAAAATGATGTATATCATCACAAGGTTGAGAACACTTTAAAGCCATCAGAAATTAATCCATCAAACTATGTTGCGATTCATTTTGCGGGTGGACATGGAGCTGTGTGGGATTTACCAGATAACGCTGAAATTGCTTCAATTGCAACAAAAATTTATGAAAACAACGGAATTGTAAGCGCTGTTTGTCACGGTCCGGCTGGAATTGTGAATATTAAATTGAGTAATGGAAAATATTTGGTTGATGGGAAAAAAGTAAACGCTTTTACTAATGAAGAAGAAACAGCAGTTGGTCTTGAAAAAGTAGTTCCATTTTTATTAGAAGACAAACTTAAGGAAAGAGGAGTGATTTTTGAAAAATCAGGTGTATGGCAATCTCATGTTGTGACTGACCAGCGTTTGGTTACTGGGCAAAATCCACAATCGGCAGAAGCTGTTGGAAAAGCAGTTCTTTCTGAATTAAAAAAACTATAA
- a CDS encoding MmcQ/YjbR family DNA-binding protein, translating into MITIDILRELALSFPETTEEPHFEKTSFRVKKKIFATYDETKNRTCIKLSEIDQNVFSSADETIIFPLDNKWGKQGWTLIEMSKVHKDLFIDALTTAYCEVAPKKLANQVRLNY; encoded by the coding sequence TCGATATTTTAAGAGAATTAGCACTTTCGTTTCCAGAAACAACAGAAGAACCTCATTTTGAAAAAACTTCTTTCAGAGTAAAGAAAAAAATTTTTGCTACTTATGATGAGACAAAAAATCGAACTTGCATCAAACTATCAGAAATTGATCAAAATGTTTTTTCATCTGCCGATGAAACCATTATTTTTCCTCTTGACAATAAATGGGGCAAACAAGGGTGGACACTAATTGAAATGAGTAAAGTTCATAAAGATCTATTTATAGATGCTTTGACAACTGCATACTGCGAAGTTGCTCCAAAAAAACTTGCCAATCAGGTTAGATTAAATTATTAA
- a CDS encoding Crp/Fnr family transcriptional regulator — protein sequence MEENYTLLRKHIEEIIALTDEEWIFVSQFFKYKKLKKHQFLVQKDEAVPAEFWIISGLTKAYAIDSNGKEHILQFALEEYWTTDFNAFQNQIPATIFIDCIEDSEFFSLRLEDLNMLCAEVPKMSNFFRIKSHYGYIALQQRILSLLTETAEERYNNLIKKLPKLIQRVPKKMLAAYLGVTRETLSRLKA from the coding sequence ATGGAAGAAAATTACACGCTGTTACGTAAACATATAGAAGAAATTATAGCACTCACCGATGAGGAGTGGATTTTTGTGTCACAATTTTTCAAATATAAAAAGCTAAAAAAACATCAGTTTCTTGTTCAGAAAGACGAAGCTGTCCCTGCGGAATTCTGGATTATTAGCGGACTTACAAAAGCGTATGCTATAGATAGTAATGGGAAAGAACATATTCTTCAATTTGCTTTGGAAGAGTATTGGACAACAGATTTTAATGCTTTCCAAAATCAAATTCCGGCTACTATTTTCATTGATTGTATTGAAGATTCAGAGTTTTTCTCACTTCGTTTAGAAGATCTTAATATGCTTTGTGCTGAAGTACCAAAAATGTCAAATTTTTTCCGAATAAAATCGCATTACGGATATATTGCCTTGCAACAACGTATTTTGTCTTTACTAACTGAAACGGCCGAAGAACGATACAACAACTTGATTAAAAAACTACCTAAATTAATACAACGCGTTCCTAAAAAGATGTTGGCAGCTTATTTAGGAGTTACTCGAGAAACTTTGAGCCGTCTGAAAGCATAA
- a CDS encoding DoxX family protein, whose amino-acid sequence MKKDKIIYWTTTIILFLMEGVMPALTSQTELAKQGISHLGYPVYFGNALVVFKILGALSLVIPQIPKRFKEFAYAGFTFNFLFASISHFAVDGVDFQSFFPLLFLVILGISYTYYNKIYSPKNEYNS is encoded by the coding sequence ATGAAAAAAGATAAAATAATTTATTGGACGACAACAATCATCCTTTTTTTAATGGAAGGAGTTATGCCTGCACTAACTTCACAAACAGAATTAGCCAAACAAGGTATTAGTCATTTAGGCTATCCTGTTTATTTTGGAAACGCATTGGTGGTTTTTAAAATACTTGGAGCATTGTCTTTAGTAATTCCACAAATTCCTAAACGTTTTAAAGAATTTGCTTATGCTGGTTTTACATTTAATTTTCTATTTGCGAGTATTAGTCACTTCGCAGTAGACGGAGTAGATTTTCAGTCATTCTTTCCATTGCTGTTTTTGGTAATATTAGGAATCTCTTACACGTATTACAACAAGATTTATTCACCTAAAAATGAATACAATAGCTAA
- a CDS encoding MepB family protein yields the protein MIDELKRIEKSIFKISNLKITNLLNEKECEEYLGFNFCLNQLNIKFRKAKITPKKVGQFVTLWRRNSNKETEPFTAKDNFDFYIIVTEQDDEFGFFFFPKLALSKNQILTTNEKVGKRGFRVYPDWTKTENKQAEKTKSWQCEYFINLNNEVESIQKFNLILNSD from the coding sequence ATGATAGATGAATTAAAAAGAATTGAAAAATCAATTTTTAAAATTAGTAATTTAAAAATTACAAATTTGCTGAATGAAAAGGAATGTGAGGAATATTTAGGCTTTAATTTTTGCTTGAATCAACTGAATATCAAATTCAGAAAAGCTAAAATAACTCCAAAAAAAGTTGGCCAGTTCGTAACTTTATGGAGACGAAACTCTAACAAAGAAACTGAACCATTTACTGCTAAAGATAATTTTGATTTTTACATCATTGTTACCGAACAAGACGATGAATTTGGTTTTTTCTTTTTTCCAAAATTAGCACTTAGTAAAAACCAAATTTTGACAACAAATGAGAAAGTTGGAAAACGAGGCTTCAGAGTTTATCCAGACTGGACGAAAACAGAAAATAAACAAGCCGAAAAAACAAAATCTTGGCAATGTGAATACTTTATAAATCTGAATAACGAAGTTGAAAGTATTCAAAAATTTAATCTAATACTTAATTCAGATTAA
- a CDS encoding cation diffusion facilitator family transporter, producing MAATHEETAIKTTYFSIIGNASLAVIKGIAGLFGNSYALIADAIESTTDIFSSLLVLFGLKYANKPADKNHPYGHGRAEPLITFLVVGFLITSATIIAYESIKNIGTPHELPKVWTLFVVIPLIIWKEISFQLVMKKAKETNSSSLKADAWHHRSDAITSIAALIGISIALYFGKGYETADDWAALFASGFILYNSYLIFRPALGEIMDEHLYDDLIDDIRKISLTVNGIFGTEKCFIRKAGMKYHVDLHAIVDANISVKQGHEIAHDLKDTLRYEIPQLGHVLIHIEPNE from the coding sequence ATGGCAGCTACTCACGAAGAAACAGCAATAAAAACAACTTATTTCAGTATCATTGGAAATGCAAGCTTAGCTGTAATAAAGGGAATTGCGGGACTTTTTGGAAACTCATACGCATTAATTGCAGATGCTATCGAGTCAACAACAGATATTTTTTCTTCTTTATTGGTTCTATTCGGGTTAAAATATGCGAACAAACCTGCTGACAAAAATCATCCATACGGGCACGGACGAGCAGAACCTCTAATTACATTTTTAGTAGTCGGTTTTTTAATTACATCTGCAACAATAATTGCTTATGAAAGCATAAAAAACATTGGAACACCACACGAACTCCCAAAAGTATGGACATTGTTTGTTGTTATCCCGCTAATTATCTGGAAAGAAATTTCTTTTCAATTGGTTATGAAAAAAGCAAAAGAAACAAATAGCTCCTCTCTTAAAGCTGATGCTTGGCATCACAGAAGTGATGCAATTACTTCTATTGCTGCTTTAATTGGTATTTCTATTGCCCTATATTTTGGTAAAGGTTATGAAACCGCCGACGATTGGGCAGCATTATTTGCTTCAGGATTTATTTTGTACAATAGCTATTTGATTTTTAGACCCGCTCTTGGAGAAATAATGGACGAACATTTATATGATGATTTAATTGATGATATTCGAAAAATATCACTAACTGTAAATGGTATCTTTGGAACCGAAAAGTGCTTTATTAGAAAAGCTGGAATGAAATATCATGTTGATCTTCACGCCATTGTAGATGCAAATATTTCTGTTAAACAAGGTCATGAAATAGCACACGACCTAAAAGATACTTTACGATACGAAATACCTCAATTAGGACATGTTTTAATACATATTGAACCTAATGAATAG
- a CDS encoding class I SAM-dependent methyltransferase encodes MNDNQSLNDAWTARWDNRYSNEEFAYGEEPNNYLEEQLKKLSPATILFPAEGEGRNAVFAAKLGWTVSAFDISQEGKNKAMILAEKNNTTIDYKVGELQSLGYKNEQFDTIALIYAHFPADIKSKLHKTLAQYLKIGGTIIFEAFSKKHIDYVNANEKVGGPRDIESLFSIEEIKADFPDYEILELVETEIELNEGLFHNGKGSVIRFIGRKK; translated from the coding sequence ATGAATGACAACCAAAGTTTAAACGATGCCTGGACTGCCAGATGGGATAATAGATATAGTAATGAAGAATTTGCTTATGGCGAAGAACCAAACAACTACTTAGAAGAGCAATTAAAAAAACTATCTCCAGCAACAATACTTTTTCCTGCTGAAGGTGAAGGAAGAAATGCTGTATTTGCGGCCAAATTAGGTTGGACAGTTTCTGCATTTGACATTAGCCAAGAAGGCAAAAACAAAGCAATGATACTTGCCGAAAAGAATAACACAACTATAGATTATAAAGTTGGAGAATTACAATCTCTTGGTTATAAGAATGAACAATTTGATACAATAGCGTTAATTTATGCGCACTTCCCCGCTGATATTAAATCAAAGTTACACAAAACACTGGCACAGTATTTAAAAATTGGCGGAACAATTATTTTTGAAGCCTTTAGTAAAAAGCATATCGATTATGTGAATGCTAATGAAAAAGTTGGTGGACCAAGAGATATTGAAAGTTTATTTTCGATAGAGGAAATAAAAGCTGACTTTCCAGATTACGAAATTTTAGAATTAGTAGAAACAGAAATTGAACTTAATGAGGGCCTTTTTCATAATGGTAAAGGTTCTGTAATACGATTTATTGGTCGAAAAAAATAG
- a CDS encoding phosphodiester glycosidase family protein: protein MTKKVAILSIILLVSVGFFVQSDKSKIDDERFISYIVNPKKLKIEFYWKNEKDKNFKNAENLRLWLNKKKQNLVFATNGGMYKKDNSPQGLYIENKITKNKIDTTTRGNGNFYLKPNGIFYLTTDKTAKICLSNDFIDNDKIKYATQSGPMLVINGAIHTAFKENSTNLNIRNGVGILPNNEVLFAMSKKEINFYEFAEFFKNLGCKNALYLDGFVSRMYLPEKKWIQTDGDFGVIIGVTK from the coding sequence ATGACTAAAAAAGTAGCTATTCTATCTATAATTTTGCTTGTTTCAGTAGGCTTTTTTGTTCAGTCTGATAAATCAAAAATTGATGATGAACGTTTTATAAGTTATATTGTTAATCCAAAGAAACTAAAAATTGAATTTTACTGGAAAAACGAAAAGGATAAAAACTTTAAAAATGCAGAAAATTTAAGACTTTGGTTGAACAAGAAAAAACAAAACCTTGTTTTCGCAACAAATGGTGGGATGTATAAAAAAGATAATTCTCCTCAAGGTCTTTACATCGAAAATAAGATTACGAAAAATAAAATTGACACTACAACAAGAGGCAACGGTAATTTTTATCTTAAACCAAATGGAATTTTTTACTTAACAACTGATAAAACAGCTAAAATTTGTTTGTCAAATGATTTCATAGATAATGACAAAATAAAATATGCTACACAATCCGGGCCAATGCTAGTAATTAATGGAGCCATTCATACTGCTTTCAAAGAAAATTCAACTAATTTGAACATTAGGAATGGTGTTGGAATTTTACCTAATAATGAGGTATTATTTGCAATGTCTAAAAAGGAAATAAATTTCTATGAGTTTGCAGAATTTTTCAAAAATCTTGGCTGCAAAAATGCTCTTTATCTAGACGGTTTTGTATCAAGAATGTATTTACCTGAAAAAAAATGGATTCAAACTGATGGTGATTTTGGAGTGATAATTGGAGTCACGAAATAA
- a CDS encoding SRPBCC family protein, translating to MKNSKITVQATVEANAKKVWNYYNSPNHITNWNFADPSWHCPKAENDMKIGGTYKARMEAKDGSFGFDFEAIYTDIKEGQEFTYEFGGRTATVQFDDNGNKTEVIVSFDPETENSIEMQKGGWQAILNNFKNYTENN from the coding sequence ATGAAAAACTCAAAAATCACAGTTCAAGCAACTGTTGAAGCAAACGCAAAAAAGGTTTGGAATTACTATAATTCTCCAAATCACATTACTAATTGGAATTTTGCAGACCCAAGTTGGCACTGCCCTAAAGCCGAAAACGATATGAAAATTGGTGGCACTTACAAAGCCAGAATGGAAGCAAAAGATGGTAGTTTTGGTTTTGACTTTGAAGCTATTTACACTGATATCAAAGAAGGTCAAGAGTTTACTTATGAATTTGGTGGAAGAACTGCTACCGTTCAATTTGATGACAATGGCAACAAAACAGAAGTTATTGTTTCTTTTGATCCAGAAACAGAAAATTCTATTGAAATGCAAAAAGGCGGATGGCAAGCCATTTTAAATAATTTTAAAAATTATACAGAAAACAACTAA
- a CDS encoding DsbA family oxidoreductase, with the protein MNSKLTLDIWSDMLCPFCFIGKRNLDKALAQFSHAADIDIRWHSYQLAPNLEYNPDKDAHQALADHKGMSYETAKQLNEQVVQMAVHSGITFDIDNMKWANSFLAHRLLQWAKTEGKAHELEERLFEAVFVKGENISDTKQLINIAKEIGLSETEVEKALTGDFFTKEVQEDISNAQYVGLRGVPHFVINDQATFSGALSPDSFLQILVQYHENWKKNQDISVGLAGESCDIEGNCE; encoded by the coding sequence ATGAATTCTAAACTTACACTAGATATTTGGTCTGACATGCTTTGTCCATTTTGTTTCATAGGTAAACGAAATTTGGACAAGGCATTAGCACAATTTTCACATGCAGCAGATATTGATATTCGTTGGCACAGTTATCAATTGGCACCAAATTTAGAATACAATCCAGATAAAGATGCGCATCAGGCACTAGCAGATCACAAAGGAATGTCGTATGAAACAGCAAAACAATTAAATGAACAAGTAGTCCAAATGGCAGTTCACTCAGGTATTACTTTTGATATCGACAATATGAAATGGGCCAATTCATTCTTGGCACACCGTTTATTGCAATGGGCCAAAACAGAAGGGAAAGCACATGAACTGGAAGAACGTTTGTTTGAGGCTGTATTTGTAAAAGGCGAAAATATAAGTGACACTAAGCAATTGATTAATATTGCTAAAGAAATAGGACTATCAGAAACCGAAGTAGAAAAAGCACTCACAGGCGATTTTTTTACTAAAGAAGTACAAGAGGATATTAGTAATGCACAATATGTGGGTCTAAGAGGTGTTCCTCATTTTGTAATTAATGATCAAGCAACTTTTAGTGGAGCATTATCTCCAGATAGTTTTTTACAAATCCTTGTACAATACCATGAGAACTGGAAAAAGAATCAGGATATTTCTGTTGGTCTAGCTGGTGAAAGTTGTGATATTGAGGGTAATTGTGAATAA
- a CDS encoding GlxA family transcriptional regulator has translation MKNVSILVPENSVMQAIADPQYLFSAVNQFMAVSGKMPLFNVELVGLKKQVKINDGLFSINTSQLLNEVTKTDLVIIPALFGDMKTAIDANKKALPWIKEQYNNGAEVASLCVGAFLLASTGLLNGKKCSTHWGFQNEFQEMFPEVEVIDGSIVTEEQRLYSSGGAMSYWNLLLYLVEKYTDRETAILASKYFAIDIDRDSQAAFAMFKGQKNHTDEAIKQAQDFIDKNIQEKITIDELADLVSLGRRSFERRFKIATNNSVLEYINRVKIEFAKRSFESSRKNINEVMYDVGYTDTKAFRSIFKKITGLTPVEYRNKYNKMAMV, from the coding sequence ATGAAGAATGTAAGTATTCTTGTTCCTGAAAATTCGGTAATGCAAGCCATTGCTGATCCGCAATATTTGTTTTCGGCAGTAAATCAGTTTATGGCTGTATCAGGTAAAATGCCATTGTTTAATGTGGAGTTGGTAGGTTTAAAAAAACAAGTGAAAATCAATGATGGTTTATTTTCTATTAATACATCACAGCTTTTAAATGAGGTAACTAAAACAGATTTAGTTATAATTCCTGCTTTGTTTGGTGATATGAAAACAGCCATTGATGCTAATAAAAAGGCCTTGCCTTGGATAAAGGAACAATACAATAATGGGGCAGAAGTAGCTTCGCTTTGTGTAGGCGCTTTTTTACTGGCTTCTACAGGTTTACTTAATGGTAAAAAGTGTTCAACACATTGGGGTTTTCAAAACGAATTTCAGGAGATGTTTCCTGAAGTAGAAGTGATAGATGGTAGCATTGTTACCGAAGAACAGCGATTGTATTCAAGTGGTGGTGCTATGTCTTATTGGAATTTATTATTGTATTTGGTAGAGAAGTACACCGATAGGGAAACGGCTATTTTGGCTTCCAAATATTTTGCTATTGATATTGATAGAGATAGTCAAGCAGCTTTTGCAATGTTTAAAGGGCAGAAAAATCATACTGATGAAGCGATAAAACAGGCTCAGGATTTTATTGATAAAAACATTCAGGAAAAAATTACGATTGATGAATTGGCAGATTTGGTTTCCTTAGGAAGAAGAAGTTTTGAAAGACGATTTAAAATAGCGACAAATAATTCTGTTCTGGAATATATCAACAGAGTAAAAATTGAATTTGCAAAACGAAGCTTCGAATCAAGCCGAAAAAATATTAACGAAGTAATGTATGATGTAGGCTATACTGACACAAAAGCTTTTCGCTCTATTTTCAAAAAAATCACTGGACTTACACCAGTTGAATATCGTAACAAATACAATAAAATGGCGATGGTATAG